A segment of the Colletotrichum destructivum chromosome 3, complete sequence genome:
GCTTTGTTCGGTCCAAGGCGAAGCCCCCTCTCGGTCTCAGCGAGGTGGTACTTTGTTGGCATGGGCAAGCTGTTTGATGCGCCGAGTTGATCTCATTGTGCGACTGTAAGTTCCAAGGCATTCGCAACAAGTAGCGTTGCCGAGCCAAAACACATGGATCGaacgatgtcgacgacgacagtacccccccccccctcccccgcttGTTGAGTGTGAGCCCATCTTGCACGTCTGCTGCCCCACCTCGTAGGCGATGCGCGTCTGCGAGACACACATCACTTTTGAGTTGTGACCCTGCTGATTGTAAgcgggcagcagcagatcgTCTCAGGGGTTTGCCCCTGCCATCCTGCGGGTGTGTGTTGGCCTGGCCGAGCCTCCAAATCAGTTATTCGTACTAATCATCTAAAGCTGGTTGGGAATAACATGTCTGTtggctgcttcctggggGCTGGCTGATACGGACGGCGAGACTGGCGAATTTGCCTCGGGCTCATACTCATATCCGAGATACCAGGAAGTACGGCCGAGTCCTTCCAGAGTCCAAGACACCCAAAGCCGCTATGCAATTGCCAATGATAGCTCAGGTCACCACAGGTCGCCACCATCTGCAACTGCATCGAATCTCCGGCGCTAGCTACGGTGGTACGCCTCCACTGCAAGGTCTATCGGTTCCGTGCGGGACGTCGTCGGTTTAGTCCCAGCTGAGTGGATGACGAAACGAAATGAACAACCAGGAATAGCTTCGCGGAGAATGTGGTGCAATGTTTTGCAGACTAGGTTGTCACTTATTATGTGCGTTTAACGTGTTTAACTTCATCCGCGACCTTAACAAGAGGGACCGCCATAGGTAGGTACACATCTTTGTTTTGCAGAGTTGTGAAATcgccccgcccgcccgcttCAGCAAATGGGACAGCACCGTCAATCTGCTCGGTTTTGTGCGGTGTCCTTTTGAAGCGTCGTTTTTGAGATGTCGTTTTGGACGGTTTCCATCTCGCATGCAGCAGCTGTTGTTCCTTTTCTCGTCTTGAgttgtttctttttcctcgagcagggcgacgacTCCCACGAATCAGATCGAGATTTGACATATGCAGGCATCATTGAAGCCGCAGGTTCGACGCGTCAACTATGGCTAGCTTGGACCAACAAACAACTTGCGGCCGCACGCATGCGCTCACTCGATCGTCGCCAAAGTTACCTCCTGGCCACATTGCCACCTCTCTGTCAGCTGGCTGCACGAACAAGCAGAAGCCGCGTTCAAAACCGAGATACGTAGTCCGAGTGCTCAGTCGCTTCCACGTATCATATGCTATGCATGCCCATCCATCTCCGCTAATCATCAACGGGTCGGTCTCACTCTCAGGCAAACGGCTAACGCCTCAACTCAGGGGGTTTGGGCCAACTTACCTCCTAGCGCCAAGTGGCAGTggcatgcatgcatgctCGTGCTCTTCAGTCTCCCTATGGTCATTCATCCTTTTCGCTGGACGCGGGCAAGTCCCTCAGGCGTTTCATAGCGCGATCAGCTAGCCGTCTAGTGGCGATCAGCCACCACGTGGAACAAAGTAGTGTCGTTCCATATTCTTTTCATGTTTCCACCCATGTTTCCATGACCCTCGCCCCTCGCTCTCACAGCCCCCTTCCTGGCCTCGACTCTTGACTGACAGCAAGTCTCAACCCTAGGCGCTGTCAGGCCCGCTCCCGATGCTGTCCTTGGCCCGTTTATTGATGTACTGCGGTTCAGCACCAACCCGCGTCTCATCTTGGTACAGACGGGGTTCTGGCTCACCAGTGCAGACAAACAGAACTCTCCAGGTCTTCCGCATTCTGTGTCACATGGCCTAGGACGGCTAAGGTCGTCCTCACTACAGGGCGCCGTCTCCTCTGCTCATTCCTCTCCTGGGCAGTGGTGGAACATGCAAAGTCCGTTCGACGCGCCAATCTCCAGaaagccgctgccgcagctCGGATGGCACCCCGTGCCCGATGCCATATCGAGCGTCCGAACGCTGTACACTGCAGCGTCCGAGCGGACATGTCAAACTTCAAATGGTGGGCGCCGTCAGCCttcaagctgctgctcgagcaAGTAGGCGCGGCATGAATACCAGATCGCGATAAACAAGCTTAGAAATGAGACAGTTGTTTTCTTGGATGACAAGCGGCATTGCAAACACGAAAGTCTGAGCATGTTCCATCGCAGGCTGCGGCAAGGCTTATGTATGACCTAGGCCAGCGTGGCAGACTCTTTGCGACTGATCTGACTGCCGTTAAAAAGCTAGCATGACGCCGTCTCCATGcctgctggccgccgacgcctgACAGCTCAGTCAACATCTAATTTCAGAGGACAGACTGGGGGAAATTGGTCCTCGGGAGATCATTGGCTGATGGTGTACATGCCTTTTGCCTTCACCGGACTGGACCTGATTTCCACAGATTCTCGTCAAGCCAATAGTCTCCGTTTTTGGAATGGAAGAACAGCTAAGAAACCGGTGATTGAAAGTACCCGGgtaagaaaaaagaagacggGAATAGGGGAGGTGCTTCCATGTGTCCGCCCCATTCATTCCCTTGAGGGCTTACGACACCCGCGAAATGTTTGTGAATTTGGGTACTAGATACCCGAGGCTGCTTGGCGCACGACCTACCTGCTCACTCCATGATGTTGGTTACTCttgtctctttttttcttctttcctgTGAGCTCCTTTACGCGCCAGCATAATTCAATTACGGGGGGATCTGGGTGGTCAAGGTGCCTCCTAGGTAAACAGAACAGAATGTTAAGCACGTACGTACTTTCCCGCCAGTGCAAAATGGCCACATCAGAAAGGCAGAAACTCGCCATGGGAGTGTGTGGACATCTACTGCCTTCCTAAACAGTTTTGACCTTTTGTTCGCgttcgtcctcgaccttggctTCAGACACTCTCCTTTCAACTGTAGCCTAGTCCACCACCGCAAAACCCAGCTACTGAGCATATCTATATTCCACCCtccctcgaactcggccaagGCTATAGAGCTCCCAGCATCAACATATACTACAGAGCGACAACCTTCTGCAAGACCGAACCAAACTGTCATTTGCCCATCAACTATGTCTAAGCCTCAGAAAGAACCCGACACGCCCGGCCCGCCTCCCGAGTCGCAGGGCTAGGTTCCCTTCTTCACCGAGCACGACGGCTCCCCCATCATCGAAGACACCAGAAACAAAACCAGCACAAAGACCACCGGCCAGCTGCCTCCCACTGCCGAGTTTAGCAAGCCCCTCCCTACGCCGACCGGAGAGAACGCGCTTTCCGAATTCATCACCTTCGTCGAGGACCATGGCGTGAGTGAGCAAGCACCCGAAACGCCGGGCGACCGCGGTCACGGGGATGTCGCGCTGGGAAGCCCATCGCTTCCTCTCGGGAACAGTAGGCCGTACGACTATGGCAAGTCGCAGATCTTGTCAGAAATTGTTGGCAGCCAGTTTGATCTCATGACAGAGGGGGCGGAAGCGGGCAGCCACCGGAAGTCGAAGACAGAGTTCAATTCGATTCCTGAAaacatcgtcctcgccaacctGGACATGGCCAGGGGCCCTGATACGAGCTCCCAGGCTCACCGGAGGTCGTCTACCGAGTTCAACCGGATCGTGTCTGCAAGCAGGTGGCCGTCCTCCTAGGCAAACGTTCCCCTTTCCCCGACGCTAACTTCGTCTTCAGAACGCGGTCTGGGGTGCGATCCGCATATTCAGGACGAGGTCACAATTCCCCCACCTGAGCCTCAAGTGCCTCGCTCCGCTCTGACTGAGGGGCAAAGTGACGACAATCGGAAATCGAACAGCCAGCTGTGGCAGAAGCCCCAGTCGCAGGAAGCCCCACAGCGACTCTGGGGTTCGGACAGGAGGTAGATGGACCGCTCTGGTGGGTTTGTTACGGAGAACAAGCAGGAGCCCTGACACGCCCTCATGTTACGTATAGCCTTCCTAAGCATGCTCCCTGTACTAGAATAAGTCCCTAGGAATCTCAACCAAGAATGCCTCAAGTCATGCCCAAGTCGTACATGACGTGTCCGTGTTTCCCCATAACCCAAACGCCGAAATACATACTCGACTTTTTCAGTGCGTTGCTTCAACCCAGACTTAAACCCTTGCCTAATCAAGAGATCCCGCCAGCGCAACAGCGCTGAACCGCAGATCAGCGCCCTCCCTCTCGAGAAACTTGCGCGGGCCCCACGTGAGCGCCTTCTCGCTCAgcacgtcctcgccggcgtccagcTGGCCGCGGTTCAGGGGCCCCTTACGTCGGCCGTCGAGCTCCCATAGggtgccgtcctcgccgcgcACGAAGCAGACGTAGTGTagatcgacgtcgtccgaggCCTCGGGGGCCTCGGTGGCGCCTTGCGAGGCGGCCTCGCGGTGGGCCGTCGCCAGGGAGGGCGTCTtctcgagaagctgggcgCGCGCGACGGGGTCGAGGGGCACGGCGTTCTCGAtgagggtgtcgaggtcCGAGGGTTTTTCTGCATCGCGAGACAAACGTAACAAGGGTTAGCAGAGTTCCTCGTCTCCAAACCCTCCATGATGAAATCTTTGTCCATCGGAGGCATGGACGGGAGGTGTGACGGAAGGGGAAGACGGGAGAACGTACGGATGTACTCCCTAGCAGGTCCGTTCGCGACGGCGTGCAACAGGCCCATCAGCCCGCAGGCGTTGCGGATGGTCTGGCGGAACCACACGACGGGCTCCTGCGGCCCTTTTCCTTTGTACTCGTCCAGCAGCGAGTCCTCCGCCAGGCGGTGGCTCTCGTAGGCGGCGCTGacggggaagacgaggaggacggcgagggcggggcGGGGCACGAAGGAGAGCATGTCTGGGTCGGTGAGGGAGTAGACGTCGTGGACCGAGAGCGCGGGCGAGAGGCCGAGCTTGTGCAGGAGCGACGTCATGAGCTCCGGGTTTGCCTCGAGGGGGATGAAAGcgggcgccgcggcggaggggTCCGGGTTCGTCGATGACATCTTGGCGGATAGCTTTCGATCTCTGGGGCTGTAGCCTGTCTGTCCGTCTTTGTATATCGCGGACTGTGACGACTGAGGGGTGGGTGTCTGTTGCTTTTCGAGGATTGCAGAGTTGGTAGGGTTTTGTGAGCGGTCCACagggttggttggttggttgtaTGTAGTGTGGAAGGGCGCAGGTTTATAGTTGCGGACTGGGAAGAGAGCTGTTTGCCCCTCCAAGCCAATGCGGGAGGATGGTGGGGTCAGTGAGGTAACGCGCAGGGGGGTTCCAGCTTGGGTGCGGGGTGCTGAGAGCTTTGGGGGGGGGTCTGAGCAATATCGTGATTCGGTTGAGCGACATTGCTTCACTTGGGATGCTCTCccgcttcttcttttgtGTGGTATGGGTATTTTCAACGTATGGCGGAGatgttttcttttcttgtgGAAGTTACCGTCCTATCTAGGGGGACGCCTATTTATTCTTGTTACCATTTCGATGTTATACATGCCTCTAATGCCACCTCTTTGCGCCTCCATTGGTCgacggccatcatccatccctcTTTGGTTGGATTATACACTTTAAAATATTACAGGGTTTTTACATCTAAGTTGACGTCGCGGGCCGTCTTAGAACACACGCTTCATAGTGACTTCTGCCGAGGGACAGGCTCACTTCGCGGCCGGTCTTGCAGTTCTTCGTACTCGCtctcatcatcaacaagggGCTCCTCGTGGCCCGGGGAGTTCCACTGCCCGGGGCTCTCGTCAGAAGGCTCGCTGTCGACAAGTTCCTTTTCGCCCTCGGGGCTCTCGAGCTGCTCTGCCATGAGCAACTCCTGCTCCAGCTGCTTTTGCAACGCTTCCCTGCGCTGCCGGTCACGAGCCTTGCCGTGGATGTCCGCATCGAAGACGGTATTGTTCTCGAGGTAGAATTCAATCTtttcctcgacggcgtccttgacaTGGAACGCCAGCGCCTGGCTCGTAAAAATGTTGGGGAAACGGTAGCTCACCCACAGGTAGATTGTAATGGCCTGGTGCAGCGCCTCGATGGAGTGCAGGTAGCGCCTGCCCTGGTTACTGAAGTCATCTAGCGtcgcgtcgaggagctcgaggttgATGGGTTGAATGTCGTACAGAGCGCCGCCGGTCCGCGTCGAAATGCACTTTGCAACCGCCTTGATAATTGCTCTCATGCCAGGTTCGCGAAGCGAAGCGGGCGCGTGGAGGATGGTGATGCGCTCCTGGATCGTCATCGGGAACTCCTGAATGGCATCGGCAATCTCTAGGCTGAGTTCAGAGATGTAGACCGAGTAACGCTGCGAGACGGGGGCAAGCTCGCGGAGCCGGAGCAGGATGAAGCTGAGGGGTGTATCAGGGGGGAAATATTCGGAAAACTGCTCAATCACGGAGGCCGGGGGGTGTATAGTAGCCACATCGAGTGGTTGCGTCTCGGAGTTGAATGCCTTTTCAATAATCGGCAagtcatcgtcgacgatcGTCGTCACGTAtcccatcttctcctcgggaGCGGCGGTACCGTTGGGGTCCGTTGCCGCCTGCCTGGCTGTCTTGTACCGGCCTGCTCTGCCGCCAATTTGCTTGATCTCAGACGTCGTCAGCGTACGGTATTGGGTGCCGTCGTGTTTTGTCGCCGTCTCAAAAATAACACGCTTGATCTCCAAGTTCAGGCCCATGCCAATGGCGTCGCTAGCAACGAGAAAGTCGTATTCATTGTCCGGGTCGTTGAACAAAGCTGCCTGCTGCGCTCGAGTCTCGGGTGGAAGAGATCCATAGACGATGGCGCAGCGGCGGCCAGTCGCATCCTCGATGGCATTTTTCAGACCGTGCAAGTTGACTCGGGTGAAAGCGACAACTGCATCGCCCTTTCGGAGCTTGGTGAGGTCGTTGCCGAGACTCTTCTTCATCGTTTGCAATGGGCTCAGTCTTTGGTAGCGATGCACAATACACTTCTCGCCGATGCTGGAACAAATCGACTTGATGAGGTCGACAACGCGTTCCTCGCCACACAGGTGGACTTCTTTTGCCATGACACCGAGTAGAGCTTGGCTCCACGCCCAACCTCGATCCCGATCGCTGATCATCTGGATCTCGTCCAGCACGGCGACGTCAACGAGTCTGTTGAGCGGCGTCATCTCAACGGTGCAGCTAATAAAGTAGTTGTCCGAGTCCGGTATGCGCTGCTCCTCGCCCGTGATCATGGCACACGGCCTTCCCTTGGCCTGGAACCGCGAATAAATCTCGTGCGCCAGTAGACGTAAGGGACCTCCGTAGATGCCCGATTGTGCATTCTCGAGCGCCTTCAAGGCCCGGTATGTCTTTCCAGAGTTTGTCGGTCCCACGTGTAGGTGGATAGTGCGTTGAATGGCTCGCGTGGCGGGAAACCACTCCTGGGGGAATCTCAGGTCCGCCAACTTCTTCTGCCTCGGGGAGGATTTTTCCAGTCGTGACCGCAACATGAAGCTCTGAAACGAATACCGCAACTCCGAAGTCAGCCCCTTGACGTCGCCGCGGATGAAGGCGTTCCGCAGGGACCAAAAGAGCGGGTTCTCCTTGCGCAACGTCGCGCCCTTGTTGGCCAAATGAATCGATTTCTGTATCGTCTCACGGAAAAGCGCAATCTCGTTGTTGAGCCCATGTTCGCTCCTGATGCCGAAGTTCTGGAATTCGCGGTTGGTCTCTGACCAACCACCCATATTATTCAGAACAACATTGAACTGAGTAAGGATCATGGTTCTGAAGACGTCGTATTTGGACTTTTTACTTTCGACGGGGGTGTACTTCCTGCTAGAACCCAGCGCAGTTGCCGCCTGTTCCACATCCCAATGTCAGATATTTCTACTACGCAGCAGCAACTGTGATGTGCAATGCAGCCGTGACAGTCACTCACCTTGAAGGCGGCTGGGGATGATGTCGCAAAGCCATGGCTCGGCGCAAGGCGACTGCCTGCAGCGCAAATTTTTGCGGCTCGCAAGACTGTTCTCATGGTGGGTTGTGTTTTGGCCAGCAAAGCATGGCTGATGGCATGCAAGAAACATGTCCGTCCGTGGCAACATCAGCTACCTACCCAAGAAGCGATCTGCACACCCACCGAGCATCGATACTCTCGCGGTCGGAAATTTTGGGGGACGATAAGAAGAACTTACCCTGTCAGGCCTCTTATCACTAAGAGCTCTGATTCGCCCTGGCCAAGTGGCCGTGTGTCGCCCCACTCCGGCCTAGCGCCTCCGTCTGCCGATTGCACGTCCGCATCGTCATCACGCATTCATTCTCCCCAGGTTCCCGCATTGCGTCCTGCGACTGCGACAGACGCCCTCCACGCATCTCCCTACGTAAGCTACCCGCCCGTTGCATTTCGAATATCGCTGCCTGTCGGCCTACCTACGACGCATTCAAAAAGGAACCAGCAGAATCTCAAGATAGGCTCATCGGGTCTTGTGAATCCACCCATTCCAATCATCATGGCTTCCTCATCGACGCCCATCACCCCCTTGCTCTAGTAAGTGTCACCAGTGACATCCGCATCCCTCACGCTCGCCTCGTCATCAGACGCAACTGACCCCCCGACAGCTCGTGCATAGCACACAACAATACCATCCTCAGCGAATGCacgacatcggcctcgtcgcagACCTCgtccctcgcctccctcatCCTACCCAAGATCGATCACAGCAGCCCTCAGAAGCTGACCTACACCCATGGCTCGCACCATATCCATTACATCGCCGAGGCGCCCTCAGACCACCCAGACCACCCGTCCGCCGGCGGTCTCaccttcctcgtcatcgccgatGCCTCGTTGGGCCGCCGCATCCCCTTCGGCTTCCTCTTCGAgatccgccgccgcttcctcGAGCAGTTCCCAGCCGAGTCAACCGACTACGCCGAGCTGCCAAACTATGGCGCTGCCAGTTATAACGGCCAGCTTAAGAAGTTCATGGTCGACTACGGCACCACAagcggcggcaaggacgaCGCCATCTCCAATGTCCAGCGCGAAatcgacgacgtccgcgGCATTATGACGCGCAACATCGAGGGTCTGCTCGAGAGGGGCGAGCGCATCGATCTTCTTGTCGACAAGACGGACCGTCTCGGTGGCAGCGCCCGCGAATTCCGCGTCCGCAGCCGCGGCCTGAAGCGCAAGATGTGGTGGAAGAACGTCAAGCTCATGGCGCTGCTGACGCTTGTTGTCGTGCTGATTGTCCTTGCGATTGTAATTGCGGTGAAAAACTGATCAGGGAACGGTGCGCCGGGGCCCGGCCTGACCCTTCGCGACTTGAGTGTCACGCGGGGTTTGTATACATGGCGGAGATGGAATGTTTCGATGGTGTAGATGCTGGCTTCAAATTGGGCAATGGTGCGAATGGCGAACGGGAAACTCGACTTTTTGGGAAAGCAAAACAAAGGAGGCTTTAATTTCATTTTCAATAACCACGAAGGGGGACCACCCTGGACTACGTATCTTTCAAACACCGCCACTCGTGGGCTCATGCAACAGGTCGAAATACAAATGAATTACCTATTACTCGCCGATTTTCTGCCTCCTCGCACGTATATCTAGAGCCGTAGATGTAATATGCCAGGCTACAGTCCCCATTCACCCGAACAATTCCACGTGGTCCAATAGTAGGAAGATCGTGCACGATATTAGCTGTCTCTCGAGTCACAAACCAGCAGGTCACATCGTGTTGCATAGGCTATGCCATTGGCCCAAATTACATTAAATTGCAGGCAAAGCCATCAAA
Coding sequences within it:
- a CDS encoding Putative peptidase C12, ubiquitin carboxyl-terminal hydrolase, whose translation is MSSTNPDPSAAAPAFIPLEANPELMTSLLHKLGLSPALSVHDVYSLTDPDMLSFVPRPALAVLLVFPVSAAYESHRLAEDSLLDEYKGKGPQEPVVWFRQTIRNACGLMGLLHAVANGPAREYIQKPSDLDTLIENAVPLDPVARAQLLEKTPSLATAHREAASQGATEAPEASDDVDLHYVCFVRGEDGTLWELDGRRKGPLNRGQLDAGEDVLSEKALTWGPRKFLEREGADLRFSAVALAGSLD
- a CDS encoding Putative helicase, P-loop containing nucleoside triphosphate hydrolase, suv3 domain 1 — translated: MRTVLRAAKICAAGSRLAPSHGFATSSPAAFKAATALGSSRKYTPVESKKSKYDVFRTMILTQFNVVLNNMGGWSETNREFQNFGIRSEHGLNNEIALFRETIQKSIHLANKGATLRKENPLFWSLRNAFIRGDVKGLTSELRYSFQSFMLRSRLEKSSPRQKKLADLRFPQEWFPATRAIQRTIHLHVGPTNSGKTYRALKALENAQSGIYGGPLRLLAHEIYSRFQAKGRPCAMITGEEQRIPDSDNYFISCTVEMTPLNRLVDVAVLDEIQMISDRDRGWAWSQALLGVMAKEVHLCGEERVVDLIKSICSSIGEKCIVHRYQRLSPLQTMKKSLGNDLTKLRKGDAVVAFTRVNLHGLKNAIEDATGRRCAIVYGSLPPETRAQQAALFNDPDNEYDFLVASDAIGMGLNLEIKRVIFETATKHDGTQYRTLTTSEIKQIGGRAGRYKTARQAATDPNGTAAPEEKMGYVTTIVDDDLPIIEKAFNSETQPLDVATIHPPASVIEQFSEYFPPDTPLSFILLRLRELAPVSQRYSVYISELSLEIADAIQEFPMTIQERITILHAPASLREPGMRAIIKAVAKCISTRTGGALYDIQPINLELLDATLDDFSNQGRRYLHSIEALHQAITIYLWVSYRFPNIFTSQALAFHVKDAVEEKIEFYLENNTVFDADIHGKARDRQRREALQKQLEQELLMAEQLESPEGEKELVDSEPSDESPGQWNSPGHEEPLVDDESEYEELQDRPRSEPVPRQKSL
- a CDS encoding Putative Longin domain, v-SNARE, coiled-coil domain-containing protein gives rise to the protein MASSSTPITPLLYSCIAHNNTILSECTTSASSQTSSLASLILPKIDHSSPQKLTYTHGSHHIHYIAEAPSDHPDHPSAGGLTFLVIADASLGRRIPFGFLFEIRRRFLEQFPAESTDYAELPNYGAASYNGQLKKFMVDYGTTSGGKDDAISNVQREIDDVRGIMTRNIEGLLERGERIDLLVDKTDRLGGSAREFRVRSRGLKRKMWWKNVKLMALLTLVVVLIVLAIVIAVKN